The Clostridia bacterium sequence TGCGCCGCCGGTGCGGGGTTAGCTGCCTGCCAGGAACTGCTTCACAGCATTGAGTAGGTCGCCCGGATCGATCAGGGGGTCATGCTCCGCCTTGTGCGCAACATCTCGCAGCCTCTCGATGGCTTCCTTCACGAACTCTAGAATGTCGGACAGATTCTCATCGCCCCACACGGTGCACTCTAGCGCCGTATCCAGCACGCCAATCATGTCCGTGCGAATGATGGATACCTCCTCGCTAGCCTCGATATAGCCTTCCTCGACGGCCCATTCGCGGACTTCCTCAGCGGTGCCGCCTATCATCCATCCCACTGCGTCGTCAGGCCGTTTCTTGTGCACAATGCGCCAAAACGCCTCGGGCGCGGTCTCCTCGCGGGCCTTCACGCAGTCCTCACAATCAACCTGGCGATAGCACTCCGAGGCATCGCCAGCCGGGCAACTAGAACGGCACGGCATCATAGCCCTCCTGCGGCGCACTCTGTGCAGCCTGGCTGTTCTCGCCTGCACGAGAGAGGAAGTCCACCTGGCCGGCGATGATGGCCACTCGACTTTTGTTCTGGCCCGTCTGCTTATCCTGCCACTTCTCTACCTGCAAGCGGGCTGTTATGCCCACCTGGCAGCCCTTCTTCATGTACTGCGCCGTTGTTTCAGCCACCTTGCCGAAGCAGGTGATCTCAAACCAATCAGTGGTCTTGGCCTCGTCGTTGCGGTTTACGGCCAAACTGAATCGCGCCACGCTCATACCGCTTTGTGTGGCTCTCATTTCCGGGTCGGCTCCCAGCCGACCGATTAGGCATACCTGGTTCATGCTGCACCTCCTAGCCTAGCGGCAACTGGCCGCACTGATCGCCGAATGTGTCATCCGCAGGTGGCTCTAGCTGCTCGTCGCTCCAACTGTCATCGACGGGCTCGGCAGGGGCTGGCTGCGCCTGGTGCCCCTCGATCCATGCGCAAGTCTCGTCATACTGCTCGCGGGTCAGTGCCTTGGTGCTCTCTACGCCAAACTGCATGCTGATGTAACCTTTGATCTCCTCGTTGGTCACGTGAACGCCATTGGCCATGGCGAAGAGTCGCTTGAGCTGTGCTTCGCTAGGCCCGCTTGCCTGCGCAGGCTGTGGGGCCTGTCCCTGTAGTAGCGTCTGTGCCGCGAGTTTGACTTGCTCATCCTGCGCCTTGTCGGCGAGCCACTGCACGTAGCCGCTATCCTTGGCCCATGTATCGCTCAGGCTCTGCCCCTTGTATTTGCCGAAGGGCAGCACGAGTTCTCCGGGATTTCCGGATAACTGAGACGCGGATTGTGCCGTAGGTTTGGGCGCTGTTTGCGCTGTGGGTTGTGGGGTGGGCTGT is a genomic window containing:
- a CDS encoding single-stranded DNA-binding protein, with protein sequence MNQVCLIGRLGADPEMRATQSGMSVARFSLAVNRNDEAKTTDWFEITCFGKVAETTAQYMKKGCQVGITARLQVEKWQDKQTGQNKSRVAIIAGQVDFLSRAGENSQAAQSAPQEGYDAVPF